The genomic window GCGCGGTCACGGGGTACACACCAGCAGAACTAGTCCAGGGGCAGAACTTGGCGTTGCCGGGCGAGTGTCGCGTGGTGGCGGCCACTACGGCGGGTGAGTGGGGCGAGTCGCTGCGGGCGGAGTTATCAGAGAAGTGGGAGCAGGCCAGGCAACATCAAGAAACCTACCTCCGCAAGCACACGCCACAGACGGACAGACCGCCGCCGCCGCTGGCACCCGGAGAGCAGGTGTTTGTGCGCCAACATCACCTGTCATCCGGAGCCAAGAAGTTCTGCGCTGGGTTAGTGCCGAAATGGGCAGGGCCCCGGCTAATTCTGCGTCAGGCTGGACCAACGTCTTACATAGTACGGACACCCAACGGAGGACGAGCCAAAATTCACAGGGATGACCTCAGACGTGCAACGGACGTGGAGACGGACACTGGGCAGCACAGGAGTTGGGATGGGCCGCCAGCATATCCGGCGACTACGCCCCCAGGAGCATCCAGAACGTCAGAGCCACGTGGTCCAGTATGCCCACAGGCCCCAGGGGAAGCAAGGGGCAATGTGTCAGTTGCTACACCCACAGAAGTTACTCGTGCACCAACGTCCATGGACATAACAGACCCGAGGCTGACAGATGCGACAGAGGACGTGGCACCCCGGGGTGACGCGGCACGAGAAGTGACTCCCGCGGCTGTGGGAGACAGAACTCCAGGCAGGGCCGAATGGGAGGAGGCAGAGCAGTGGCCTTATAGCCAGGAGCTGTGGCAGTATTTGGAGACAACGTTGGACTCTCTGGAGAGGGATGGAAGGGGTGGCCCGCCCTGGACACGGGACGGCAGGTGTACCGGGAGCAGTCAGTGGCGGTGCCCAACAACAGGAAGTGGGAGGGTCAGAAGGGGCGGGTAGCTCAAGCGCCTCTTCGATCTGGGAGCCCCAGGCCGGGGGCAGACGGGTCACGGGAAATCGTCACGGAACCGGATTCGGAGGATGAAGGGGAGGTCAGTGAGGAGCAGGGCCTTTCCTGCCAGATCTCTGCGGTCGGTTGCAACATCTCTAAGTGTCTTGGGTCTGATGTCGAGGCGGACACAGGGGACGAGGAGGAGCGTCGCCCGCGCCAACAGAGGTGGTTGACCGGGAGTGAGTGCTGTTCGGACGACCAAACCCCCACACTGTTCGACATATTCCCACAGGCGGCATCCACACCTAAGGCGAGTCCGCCCATAGCTGCCCCCCCTCAGGCAGACCCCGCGGCACTCGTGGTGAGCAAACCCGCTACCCCAATTCGCCCCTCCAGGACCCGCAGGGCCCCTGAGTATCTGAACGACTACGTGTGCCCCACCCTGACCATTCCAGTGCGCCGCGACGTTCCCAGACCCAGGTGCAGCGTGATGAGCCTGTTACCCTCCTGGGAGCAGCGCGAGGTTGGCCCCCCAGATTTGACCACACAGTGTTCGACTTGTCCCCAAGTGCATCGAGTGGTGCCTAACTGAGAGACGTAGCCGCGCATTACggccttgtgggagggggggcatttgacgtcgcaCCAAGTGCCTACAtagctccctacaggccgttatgacgaggcaacgcccctcctgccagttatgcgtgtgtggtgcagtgtagctgggggggggggggggtaggtgtaGGGGCCAGTTAGGCGCAGTGGTACCAACAAGTACGACAGTACTTCCCGGCGATGAGGgtgatgtgttttatttttcagcaGACAATTTATGTATCGCAGAAGAGAGACtgaatttgtatatatattttttactattatttgaaGGGTCTTGTTCTGATTGTGCACTGGGCGACTTAGGTTCCGCCCCGCCTGCGACACGTCACGAGCTCCGTGGGGGTagggtgaggggagggggagacgtGTCAGGAGGGGTAGCGCAGCGCGCGGACGGTGGCACGCGGCAGTCGCGAGCGAGCCACGGGCCCGGTCGGTCACGGGAGTGGAGAGGTCGCGGTTTATTTCCCAGCGCGGTTAAGCATAGTCATTCAGCGTCGCTGGTCAGAACGAGGATAGGCCTGTTGCTAGATGTGCGGAACTACGTGGCATCGCCAGTAAAATCTCGGCTgtcataattaattttgtatacaaATATAGGTTGTGAGAACCGCGATTGGCCCTCGTGGCGCGGGCGTCCTAACAGACAGTCACGAGTCAGGCGCGAGAGACACGCCTCGCAACCCACAGAGATTTGGAGCATATCCTGAACATCGTGTAGCCAGTAGACTTCGTGTCAGAGCCAGTAGCGCATTGATTTGCAGTGCGGCACAGATCGGCGTGGCACAGCTCACGGAGCCGGGCTTCCCCCTAAGACGTGCACAGGCGGGAACGGAATCAGCCCCATGTATCAGGGTCGGTGTGTAAATAAACCAGCAGTCGCCCATTGAACTTGGACGTTGTGATTACGAGCACCAGGTTAACATCccccggaggccacgaggccGGAACCCCCCTCTACCTCGAGCAGTCGGGCAGCTGCACCTTTCCCGGGGAATAGCCTGGACGACGACAGTCTatctgtcgccgctttttaggattaaaattcattttacagtagtactgtgttgatttccgtaactacgtgcggaaataaataaacaacagtgtaaacagaaaaaatggaaattgtactacatcatagttaaaaatatttgcttgtGCGCATCTTTAAtcatagaaacgcaaaatatactagATGTTCGTCTTGCCAGAGAGATGGTACGGGaggtttccgccattttgaacaaagtgtggcatgtatacacgatgtgtgttatccatgatgctttgtttatttattgttttccCCGATGGTGCATATTATTTCAAGGTTATACGCACGTTTTTTtagcagtgaatgcaaaaaatTAGTGTATGTCTTGTGGGAgttgtttatttttgcgtgtttttcaatagcggcagttcgttgtaaagggaatttcactatttcggaacaaataaaattcggaaCTTAGaggttaaaataacattgatcTTATGGAGGTTCAGTgtgaccaaaattttatttcgttgcatggggtttttcgtttaatagaatattcgttaatggaggttttactgtaacaTATTACAGCGATGTCCGTACATTTAGCGTTTTCTACAATCCATGACAGATGGATATTTACAGAAGGGGAGAGAGGGGCACATGTGGACATGGGGTAGTTGTGGACAGTTCAGATTTCCcgcctttatttttattaaatgttactgTGGCTTCTATTCACACTATGTTTACATGAAATTTCAACCTGTTGAGATCTGTTGTTTGTTTTCTATTGCTGAATAATCAGATTTACTCATGAAAGGTAAGTTTTCAGAACTTTATATCTTGGGAAAATACAAATATTGTAtgcatttatatatttacaattatttgccTGATGAAAGAGTGTAATTTTATCTAACTGTTAAAATAAACAATGAAATTCAGATCATAATCTAAATGcactttttattttcatgtatgtTTAAACTGATGCTGGGGCACATGTGTACAGTGCACAGGGGGCACATGTGGACACTGTCCACATGTGCCCTATCctataaattttccatttttaggTTATGTAGCCTTATGAAAACCACTTTGAATGGTAGATTACTATGTCCTTATCATATTATTTTGATGTGCatgattattatattaatttttatatttcttttcagTGAATAAAAATGGTACGAACATATAAACGAAAAACCAGCCGTGCAGAAATTCCTGAAGATAACATATCAAAAGAAATTGAAGAAATATTAGGTGGTGCTTCTATCCGATCAGCAGCTGCAAAGTATGATCTAACAAAATCAATGCTACACAAAAGAATGTCAAAAATGAAAGCAAGTAGTGAAAACAGTGAAATTTGTGTAAGTGTACCAGGAACTacttcacataaaaataaagaaaaaatacaaCCCCATGATTCAAAATACACGAGCaagcaaatatttacaaaagaagaGGAAGCTATGTTAGAAGAGTACCTTATTCAGTCGTCTAAAATGCAGTTTGGGCTCACATATCTTCTAATCCGAGAATTTGCATATTCTTATGCTGTTAAGCTATGTCGTCCTCTGCCGAGCAACTGGACAACACAGAAAATGGCCGGGACTGACTGGATGAAGTCATTTATGAAACGTCATCCTGCTTTATCTCTTCGTAAACCAGAGTCGACCAGTATTGGCAGAAATATCAGTTTTAATCAATATAATATTAGTTCATTTTTTGACAATTTAGATAAGGTGTTATCCAAACACAAATTTAGTAGCAGCAGGATCATCAATGTTGATGAAAGTGGAATCAGCACTGTCTTACCAGCTCCTAAAGTGGTTGCTCCAACTGGCTGCAAGCAAGTGGGCCAAACAGTGTCTGGTGAGAGGGGTGAGCAAGTTACTTTTGTGGGAATAGTTTCAGCGGCAGGCAAAGCTTTCCCTCCAGTGTACATATTTCCTAGAGTTCGTTTCAAGGAAGCATTCCTCACAGGATCTCCTCCAGGTAGCATCGGCTTGGCAATCCAAAATGGATGGATGACAAGAGACGGTTTTCTGCAGGTTATGAAACACATTCAAGAGGTCACTGCAGCTTCCAAAGAAAATCCAATTCTGGTTCTTCTTGACAATCATGACTCTCACACAAGTCTTGATTTAGTTGTATTCTGTAGAGAGAATGGAATAGTTCTATTAACATTCCCTCCACATTGCACCCACCGAATCCAGCCCCTTGATATAGCAGTTTTTGGTCCTTTTAAGTCTAGGTGCAAGACTGCATTCAATTCCTGGATGGCTTCTAATCCCGGAAAGCCGATTACAATTTACAACATTGGTTATTTGAGTGAAAAACCCTTCATTGAATCATTCTCACAAAATAACATTTGTGCTGGTTTTGAGAAGTCAGGAATTTTTCCTCTGAATAGGGATGTTTTTACTGACGAAGATTTCATGCCTTCTAATGTTACCGAGATACACATGGTTAGTATTTCTACTGATGGTAATTTAGAAAAATCAACCATTCCTGGGCCTTCAAGTAGGCTTGATCTTGCTTCAATTCAGTCGGACATTTAGTCGTCCACGTCAAGTATGAGATTTTCTCCAGATCCTACTTCAATTGAGTCAAGCACAGCGACTTGTTCTTCTCATCCAGACAATAATCCTGGCTTCGTGAAAGCTATTCATCCATCCACTTCAAATCAGTGCTATAATGTTTCTGATTCTGTTTCAACAGCATCAAACGAGAACTGTAGGTCTACTTTATCTCAACTGAACAGCGGAACTAGAAGGTCTGTACAAACATTGTCACCAGAAATGGTAAGACCATTCCCAAAGGCAGACAGACAAAAACCAAAAAATTGTAAGAGAAAAAGAAAATCTACAGTATTGACTGATACGCCGGAAAAAATTAGACTTGAAGAAGAATTCCTACGCCTACAGGAAAAAGACAAGGGCAAGTCAAGAACTACTAAGAAAAGATGCAGTAAAAATAATCAAACCATCAAAACTAATTTTCCTAGCAGTTTAGGCCTACTTAGATCAAAACTTAAATCAAATGAAAATGACTCTACTGACTCTGATACCACAACATTTGACAGCACCAGCGAAAATGAAATTGACAATGACGTTATGGATTCAGCTGGATGTTCGGGTGAAATTAAAGTGAATGACTATGTTATAGTAAAATTTCAGTCTAAAAAAATGGTTAAACATTATGTTGGTCAAGTTGACGAGAAAATAGATGAGAATAGTTttgaaattaactttttaaaatggaaaagtGATGGAAAATTTGTTTTCCCAAATGAAGTTGACAAAAGTGAAGTGCTTATAAAGGACGTTGTCATGAAATTGCCAAAACCAAGAATGGGTTTAATTGGTGGCACAATGCGAGCAAGTGGCTTTCTAACTTTTTCAATTGACACTGAGAGCTACAACTTGGGTTAAGAATAGCAATGaaaaaccattttgaattgtagATTACTATTTCCTTATCATATTATTTTGATGTGcatgattattattttgtttattagtgCAGTTGTAGTTAAGACTGTAGGCATAAATGGAATTAACTTGAACTCAATatgcaaatataatattattatacaattttaatttatatttttgctaaattaaaaatcTAATAATACTTAGTTAATAAATTCCATGCCAAAGTGTAATTTTATTGCAAGTGGTCAGTCACTCAAATCAGCGTCCACAACTGCCCCACATTTGTCCACAAGTGCCCCAGCATGGGGTACATGTGGACAAAACACTcagtttgacaaaataatttctcAGTGACAAAGTATGTAATTATAAGTGTAATCTGAGTAGGTGAGGCCAAGTTAACACACTTATAGTACTGTCCACTGCAACTAATGCATTATTTAATGAATAGTAGAAAAAATTCGCTTATTGCAATATTATTGAGTCAAATCTGTCCACATGTACCCCCCTCTCCCCTATTGGTTTTGGATGTTTTTtgattataattatgttttaaattaactAATTAATAAGGTCCAGGatagttttaacatttttcaaaCCTCTATAAAGCCAGCTGGCACATGAATATAGGCCCTAAATCTTTTGTCATTCTGTAATGCCTACTAATAATCCAGTGACTTTTCTATGTAACTCTTTTCCATTAGTATTCTTTACCTTGGTTACTTGATATCTTCCTTTTGGGTTACAGAATAACTTGACATAAGGGAAGGTGGGGCAAGCTAGCTTTAACTCCTTACAAAATGGGTAAAAATGAACAAATCAAAAcctatttaattacatttttttggttCAACAATTAAACTATAATAATACAGAAATAAACTTGAAATTTTGGtacatttattcatatatataataatttaaaaatgtactgTTTGTCCATCTTGCCCCATATGCAGGCACTTTAAAGCCACGTATGTTTTTATCACTGTCTTATTGAATCTTATTTATGACTTCTGCATAGCACACACATGTGAACTGCCTTGTCTTCACTTTATATCCCTGCACAGGAATTGTGGGCACAATGCACCATATCCAACATTCTTCGGAGAAATCGTAGCAATATAACACATTGTTCATCATGTCCTCTTTTGTAACACTGGACCTTATTTTATGGTGTTTTGAGTATAAGGGCTTGTTTAAGAAATCAGAAAACACTACATTTTTCTTGGcagtaagtttatttttttttactgttttcttttaatttcttcaACCAAGTCACTCTTATAAGGTgattcagttaaaaaaaacagtttttccaTGTCTGTTGCATggctttctttttattttttttatccacttTTGGAATAGCTAGAATGAATTCAGGGTTGATAACTTGAAAGTTAGAACACGTGGCCACTTGTTCATCTGGAGATTTTTCTGGTGTTTTACACCTTTACATAATTGCTTGTTTTCCATTGAATAATTCTAATGAAACATTTGTTTTTAGATCTTATAGAATCTATACTGCTGTGCTAATGGTAGCTGAACAGATGAAAGCTTTACCGAATAAACTGGAGATCTGATACAGAGTAACCACTTTGCCAGGATTGGTGTGAAGCCATGTTCTTACCTCATCGTCGTAAAACTTACTCAGAGGTTTCATAAATACAACATCCAAAGATTGAAGACGGTGTGAGCTATCTGGTGGCAAACAAAGTAAGACGACCCCTTTTTCATGTGCCAAATCAATTCTAAGTTCTTGGTGTGTGTTTTGTGGCCATCTATTACAAGAAGTATTGGTCTTTCCTTTAACGCTCCAgtaaattcaataataattttcGAACCAAGTCAAAAATAGTTCTTTTGTCATCCAACCAGTTTCTTGGACTTTTGGCCGGGCACCAGGAGGAAGTTTAGTCTCAAACTCTAGTTGCATTCTTTTTCAGGGATAGTTCAACATCGGTGGGACATAGCGCCCTAGAGCGTAAAAGGGTTGTTCTCAGAAAAAGGGACAATTGATGAAACCAACTACTTTAGTCTTATTATATTGTCTGAGTAAATTTACAGCTTTTATATAACTTAACTTCaatgtaatcttttaaatatgTGCCATTTCACAAAATATGAAAATGATCAGTATTAGAATTAATGAAACCCTTAAAGTTCTTGAAATATCAACTCCGTGGACTGCAGCTCACTACATCTATATGTAGTTTAAGTACTGgaattgacagtttttttagtaacaattaaaatactgtatgaaaatgcaataaatataaatgagtagttctgtactacatatataaaataacaaaaaaaaaaaaaattgtggtactCTTTTTAATGTATCTAGTTCTGTTCCCAAAGTAGCCGTCAACTCCATAGAAAacaagaaattgtaaaaaaaaaatcacaagatgGCATTGGCAACAATGTTTTAATTGCAACAGTTCCATAGATTAAGCCATTATGTATCATGTGGAAAAGTGATTCTCTGGTGGTTAGTGAGTGATTTAGTAGGATTAAGTTATTTGAAATGAGATATTAGGTGAGTAGGTTTATTACCTATCAACTCCATGCTTTCTGAATAGTAGGTAATAAATTGCTGAAAGCATCCAGATTAATGTGAATTAAAAGCAAAGAAAGAATACTTGTAAAATATAAAACGCCTTCCTAACCTAAAAATCTTAATTATGGCAAAATTACTAACACCATTTCATCAACTCCATGGAATGTCCTGGCCATGGAGTTGATGAACTGCACGGTGTTGATGTATACAATACATTCCCTACTGTTTGTTtggaacatattaaatattttaggcTTTGCAGAACCTAATATTACGTACCATTGTATCTATTTTTAGCATAAGCAATCTAGTTGAATATGTTCTCTAGAATGTGTAAATTGTAAGAAAATTAGCAAAGCATTGTATTGCTACTTCCATTGTACactaacattttattttcctatgaaaacatatttaaagTATGTTTCTACTCACAAATAGTAATTTTATaactaacttaaatttattttctgtatatCACTTGGCATCTTCTACTGAATAGAGTTGGACAACGATGTTCAAGAGTGTAAGTAATGATATTGAAACATGTAGGTACCTACCGGTACTCAACCTGACTTCACTTGAGAAGTTAGCCACAGCATACAATAAATTTAACTTCATGTAGCTTAAATATTTCTGATTTTACAATTTGACGATGTCAGATCATTTCTTGAGCCAAATGAGCTAGTAGTTAGTAAAAGGTTACATTTTGTTTCAggtttgttaaaaatataagaacctagaaaaacatgacaaaaaccaataaaaaaaacacagaaatcaATTGAGGATAGGCGTAATAAAAAGAGAGAAACAGATAGAAAACGAAGAGAACATCAAGAACAATCCAGACTTATATGAAGAAGTAAAATGAAAAGAGATGGAACAATATCACAAATGTAAACAAgatgtcgtgtcctgcatttggcctctgCCACCTTGTGCGAGTGttacatgctcatccctgaaacaaacatggctgccccgacaccgcaGGATATTTTTTACCTAAATCTCTATGACTACGCTCgtatcctgtaagatggtgatgcacccggcACCGATAGATGGCGCCTGCTGTAGAATGCaaataagtgggattcattgtgtcattactcagggaaggagcaggcttccgctcgtgttgggagcatcccgagagTCATAAATTAACATATGATtaggacagtcagtgacatcttaTGGAACATGCtacaaaggctaaatctgtaaatattgactgtaatgatatTGTACCCGAtttgtatataagcttggcttgtactGTACCAGACAGaaatccttaccccagagaaatctggggaaatacagcagAAATCTAGAATTGGGTGTATTATTTTCTGCTCTCCTCTTCTCTCATTCCTTCTCTCTCcttcctccggagcggccttcgggattatgctctgaaatccttcgctggagcggccttcgggatttcgCTCTAGCATCCCTCTACTCCCCTCTCatccttctctctctcttcttcctccggagcggccttcgggattacgctctggaatccttcgctggagcggccttcgggattacgctctggaatccttcgctggagcggccttcgggatttcgttctagcatccctcttcccctggagcggcctttcgaggatATCGCTCTAGGACCTTTCCCTCCCTCCTCTTCCTTGATCCCTGCACAGCAAGAGGACCAGCCCCTCTCTGCACGGCAGATTGCCGACTACAGGAGCTGTTCAAGTGACGACTGAGGAAGTCacaccccacctcaagccaccccagcactggacgctgttgccgggacacgtcaaagAAGAGAAAATTGTAACGATTTGTGAGCTGTCCAATAgagataaaaggaaaaaaaaaaaatgtggaaacTGTCTGCAAAGAAGTACAGAGAAAACCAGAAAAAAGAACAAAATGTTGGTGACTGTTTAAGTGAAAACAGTCCTCCTAATAGTCCATCTGTGTTATAAAATAGTGATCACTGTGTACGTTGCCCCAGTACATCATCTGCCACAAAAACATTATCAGGAAGGAGAAAAGTAAGTAAGGAAAGACAGAGCAAAAGCTTACAGAAAAATAAGTAAACTAGAAAAAGAATTAGCaaagttcaaattaaaaatacaataaatttaaaacaaggtATAGGGCAATTCCATTGTTACGGATGTAACAATTGCACATGTTATACTGATTTTAATTCATAATAGAAACATAGTGTAACCcctcatattttttttgtacaatagTCTAGCCTTGctagttatttatataaatttatagaattttagCATTGCATAGATAATTATTATGAATTATTAAGTGGCTGTTACGTACGTAACTCAGAAAAATAAGGGAAATACGCTTTGTTTTGGAAACTTTTTAATTTCTCTGAGTAATGGTACTATTTTAGAAAAAAGATAATATAAACACGTTAAGAAAGTTCCAGACTTCAAAATAACATTCTTAAAGTTTAAGTAGTTTccctactttttttattaaaaatatatttgtatttgttacGGACGTTACATGTTGTGTTACGGACGTAACATTTGTAATCTGACGTCTTATTGATTTAAAATTAACCAAGAAAATCTTATGAATACATAAAATACATCgttactaaaaatttataaaacaattgttaCTAACATTAAGCAaaccaacaattaaaaaaaataattactaacttTAGTTTAATATCTTAACTTCctaagcaaatttttttaaattttagttctcAAATAAAGGAAATAGTTCAGTAAATGTTAATGTTGCTTATTTTTTCTCTTCAGAGAAATGTCTAATTTCAGTAATTACACTTATCTTGCACATAAAACCTTATTTAaaggattttaaatttaaaataaagtgggATGATCTGGAAAGAGTAGCCTTTCTCGAATATCTAGTGAAGGTTCGTTTAGAACACATACAATTTGTGAAATGTCAACATCACATACATCATATTTTTCTGGCCATACATACGGCTTGTTTCAAATTTTCTTAACAAATTTAACAGACACAGTTTCTTCAGATTCACCAACAACCTGTCCAACAAGGTTATGTTTAATTCCCCACTCTGATTGAAATTTTACATTAACCCACTGTCCAAATGACACTGACACAATAGCACTTGAAGTAGTTTCATTTTCTTTATTTGCAGCACTTGCTCCTCTTCAATTATTCTGAAATCGAAGGTTTTGCCATCTTCTTCCGACAACATTCCACTTGTTACTTTGTATTTATCTACAGTACGGAAACAATGCACTCCGTGAGTATTTGGAATTGCTTGAATGGACTTCCAGCGTTCCTCCAACTTTGCACAATGACTAAGAACTTCTGTTGCTGGGACATATATCAAATTAACTTTTGAAGTAACAGATTGCGCACACTTCATAAATGATTCACAGTCAGTTACAAATGCCCTTCTAGATTTTACCTTTTGCCACACGTGATGTTTCAGCATTCCTCCCACACCATCAACTGCACCTTTACCGTGTGATGTGCAgaagaaatgccgattcaacaaTAAGTCACAGTCTTCTTTTCCGAATGTGATATTTGCAAGTGTGTACCTTTGCTTGAAATGCTGACTTGCTCCATCAGAGAAAATATGGACCTGTTCCAAGCTGCAGAGTTTGGATTTCAAATCTGCAAATATTGTTTGGTTGAAAGCATGAACTGCTACTTTATCATGATGCATGAAATCTGAAATAATTGCATATGATATTACTCCTGCTTGAGTGTATGCCACTGCTGTGTAGATAGTGATTTGACTGTTATTCCAGTGTGCAGTTTGTATCTCATCTTGCTGAAAAATACTGAAATTTTCACTAAAATCTACTTGTAGAACACAAacagtttcatttactaaatCAGGTAAATCAGATTTAGCATGTTCAAAGTACATAACCTGCTTTTCCTTCACAAAACAGTGGCTCAGAAATGTTGGAAGTTTCTTCTCCAGCTCATTTAGAGCATCTAGTACAGTACCTTCTCGAAGTTCTTTAACTGCATGCCCTGATGAATACTAGTCCACTGAtaccattttgtatttttttgtaggaAATTTTCATCAGTTTTTTCAATTGCTTCTTCGTATTTCTTCAAATTTCCACACTGCTGGCATGTGCCCAGCATACACGGCTTGTTTTGACGATTACA from Bacillus rossius redtenbacheri isolate Brsri chromosome 1, Brsri_v3, whole genome shotgun sequence includes these protein-coding regions:
- the LOC134527825 gene encoding uncharacterized protein LOC134527825; this translates as MVRTYKRKTSRAEIPEDNISKEIEEILGGASIRSAAAKYDLTKSMLHKRMSKMKASSENSEICVSVPGTTSHKNKEKIQPHDSKYTSKQIFTKEEEAMLEEYLIQSSKMQFGLTYLLIREFAYSYAVKLCRPLPSNWTTQKMAGTDWMKSFMKRHPALSLRKPESTSIGRNISFNQYNISSFFDNLDKVLSKHKFSSSRIINVDESGISTVLPAPKVVAPTGCKQVGQTVSGERGEQVTFVGIVSAAGKAFPPVYIFPRVRFKEAFLTGSPPGSIGLAIQNGWMTRDGFLQVMKHIQEVTAASKENPILVLLDNHDSHTSLDLVVFCRENGIVLLTFPPHCTHRIQPLDIAVFGPFKSRCKTAFNSWMASNPGKPITIYNIGYLSEKPFIESFSQNNICAGFEKSGIFPLNRDVFTDEDFMPSNVTEIHMVSISTDGNLEKSTIPGPSSRLDLASIQSDI